The Limisphaera ngatamarikiensis genome includes a window with the following:
- a CDS encoding D-glycero-alpha-D-manno-heptose-1,7-bisphosphate 7-phosphatase, with protein sequence MGKSAVFLDRDGTIIEERHYLSRPEEVRLLPGAGEALQRLARAGYLLFLVTNQSGVGRGYFTLADVERVHERLIALLAPHGVCFAEVYVAPEAPDQPSQGRKPSPHFLFQARDRHGVDLARSYMVGDKRADLECGWNAGVQASILVLTGYGADTLRTLPEPAPGPLWVVQDLPAAADAILRGTRACPGRGKGVGPAAGADRGGAAADASS encoded by the coding sequence ATGGGCAAATCGGCGGTTTTTTTGGATCGCGATGGCACGATCATCGAGGAACGGCATTACCTGAGCCGGCCCGAGGAGGTGCGCCTTTTGCCGGGTGCAGGTGAAGCGCTGCAACGCCTGGCCCGGGCGGGGTACCTCCTGTTTCTGGTCACCAACCAATCCGGCGTCGGACGGGGCTACTTTACCTTGGCTGACGTTGAGCGCGTGCATGAACGGTTGATTGCTCTGCTGGCACCCCATGGAGTCTGTTTCGCGGAGGTTTACGTCGCACCCGAGGCCCCGGACCAACCCAGCCAGGGCCGGAAACCCTCACCCCACTTCCTGTTCCAGGCGCGCGACCGACACGGTGTCGACCTCGCCCGGAGTTACATGGTCGGAGACAAGCGGGCCGACCTGGAATGTGGCTGGAACGCCGGTGTGCAGGCATCTATTCTGGTGCTGACCGGGTACGGGGCCGACACACTGCGGACCCTGCCGGAGCCGGCCCCGGGACCTTTGTGGGTGGTTCAAGATTTGCCGGCAGCCGCCGATGCCATTCTGAGGGGGACCCGGGCCTGTCCCGGGCGAGGGAAAGGAGTTGGGCCGGCGGCAGGGGCGGACCGCGGGGGTGCCGCCGCCGACGCATCATCGTAA
- a CDS encoding family 16 glycoside hydrolase gives MNARRIFWSGLLAGWIVCSGAACRGPDSGSFQPPPVSTESADPAEIGTGEPILPADVTETLRRALAQPPTAWPGTDWKVLWDCRSWKGWLVIPYAGRGAVELRDGVLVMGMGSPFTGVRHTNEFPRMNYEIALEAARLSGSDFFCGLTVPVGNSHCSLIVGGWGGGLVGISSLDGYDASENETTTFRRFEKGRWYRIRMRVTANRLEAWIDDEQVVNVNTEGRRISVRPGDIEECIPLGIACWQTAAGIRNVQWRTVTGPASPPPRSF, from the coding sequence ATGAATGCGCGACGTATCTTCTGGTCGGGTCTCCTTGCGGGGTGGATCGTCTGCTCGGGGGCCGCTTGTCGGGGCCCGGACTCCGGTTCGTTCCAGCCGCCGCCGGTGTCAACGGAATCTGCGGACCCGGCGGAAATCGGGACCGGCGAGCCGATTTTGCCTGCCGATGTGACCGAAACCTTGCGGCGTGCGCTGGCCCAACCGCCCACGGCCTGGCCCGGCACAGACTGGAAGGTTCTGTGGGACTGCCGGTCATGGAAGGGTTGGCTGGTGATTCCTTACGCCGGCCGCGGCGCGGTGGAGTTGCGCGACGGTGTGCTGGTCATGGGCATGGGCAGCCCGTTCACCGGTGTCCGCCACACCAACGAGTTCCCGCGGATGAACTACGAGATCGCCCTGGAAGCGGCGCGGCTGTCCGGCTCCGACTTTTTCTGCGGGTTGACGGTGCCGGTGGGGAATTCGCATTGCAGTTTGATTGTGGGAGGTTGGGGCGGCGGGTTGGTGGGCATTTCGAGCCTGGACGGGTACGATGCTTCGGAAAACGAGACCACCACGTTCCGGCGGTTTGAGAAGGGGCGGTGGTATCGGATCCGGATGCGCGTCACTGCCAACCGTTTGGAGGCGTGGATTGACGACGAGCAGGTGGTCAACGTGAACACCGAGGGGCGACGCATTTCGGTGCGCCCCGGCGACATCGAGGAATGCATTCCGCTGGGAATCGCCTGCTGGCAGACCGCTGCCGGGATTCGGAACGTGCAATGGCGCACAGTTACGGGTCCGGCCAGTCCGCCCCCGCGGTCGTTTTAG